In Lolium rigidum isolate FL_2022 chromosome 7, APGP_CSIRO_Lrig_0.1, whole genome shotgun sequence, the DNA window acctttcctccccggcaacggcgccgtaaaatagcttgatgtctacgggagcttctattcttgtagacaggtgttgggcctccaagagcgagaggtttgtagaacagcagcaagtttcccttaagtggatcacccaaggtttatcgaactcggggaggaagaggtcaaagatatccctctcatgcaaccccgcaaccacaaagcaagaagtctcttgtgtccccaacacacctaataggtgcactagttcggcgaagagatagtgaaatacaggtggtatgaatatatatgagcaagtggcaacggcaccgtaaaagtgctttgcccaggacaagaaacaagcagtagtaacgcagcgagtagtaacgcaaagaaaacaagaaacaagcagctgatagcgatatttaggaacaaggcctagggatcatactttcactagtggacactctcaacattgatcacataacagaataaatagatagatgctagactctacactctcttgttggatgatgaacaccactaaccgtgtaggattacacgaaccctcaatgccggagttaacaagctccacaatattcaatgttcatatttaaataaccttagagtgcatgacagatcaacacagctaaaccaagtactaacatagcatgcacactgtcaccttcacactatgtaggaggaatagatcacatcaataccatcatagcaatagttaacttcataatctacaagagatcataatcatagcctacgccaagtactaacacggatgcacacactcgtcaccattacaccgtgcaggaggaataaactactttaataacatcactagagtagcacatagataaattatgatacaaaacacattgcaatcataaagagatataaataagcacttcactatgccattcataacagttgaataagtattccgtgaaatatagcctaagagacccacacggtgcacacactcgtcacctttacacacgtgggacaaggagtctccggagatcacataagtaaaacccacttgactagcataatgacatctagattacaagcatcatcatatgaatctcaatcatgcaaagcagctcatgagattattgtattgaagtacataggagagagattaaccacatagctaccggtacagccccgagcctcgatggagaactactccctcctcatgggagacagcagcgttgatgaagatggcggtggtgtcgatggagaagccttccggggcacttccccgtcccggcggcgtgccggaacagagactcctgtcccccagatcttggcttcgcgatggcggcggctctggaaggtttctcgtaccgtgacttttccgtatcgaagttttaggtcagggacctttttataggcgaagaggcggagtcggagaggcggcgaggcggtgacacactaggggggcgcggccccccctctggccgcgccgggctgtcgtctgggggcccagtggcccccctctggcgactctcgggtgttctggaagcttcgtggaaaaataggatgctgggccttgatttcgtccgattccgagaatatttccttactaggatttctggaaccaaaaacagcagaaaacggaaccggccctttggcatctcgtcaataggttagttccggaaaacgcataaatatgacatataatgtgtacaaaacatgtagatatcatcaataatgtggcatggaacataagaaattatcgatacgtcggagacgtatcactcacccgCGCCTGTCGTCTCACCTGGCGCGCCGGGTGCCTCTGGTGCCTCGCCTGTGCTTGCTGCTTCACCTGGCGTGCTTGGTGCCTCGCCTGGTGACGCGCCCGCGTCGGCTGCCTCGTTGCCTGGTGCGCCTTCTGGCGATTCATCTGGTGCGCCTTCGTCTAGCCTGTCTCATGCACCGGCTCATCCTATGGTTACCCGTCACCATGATCATACTCGGCGCGAGAAGGCTTACACCGACGGCACAGTCCGCTATGATGTGCGTCGTCGTGCTCGTTTGCTGCTCCTACCTCGCACCGTGATGCCCTCCGTGAACCTCGCTTGGAGATCTGCTATGGCTGATGAGTTCTCTGCCCTTTGTCAGACCCGCACTTGGGTTCTCGTGCCTCGACCTCCTGGTGTCAACATTGTTGGGAGCAAATGGGTGTTTAAAACAAAGCACAAGCCTGATGGTTCAATTGAGAAGCACAAGGCTCGTCTGGTTGCTTTACTCAACAGCATGGTTTGGATTATGGCGAAACTTTCAGCCCTGTCGTCAAGCCTGCCACGGTTCGCCTGGTTCTTTCATTGGCTGTTTCTCGCGGCTGGGTTCTTCGCTAGGTTGATGTGAGTAATGCTTTTCTTCACGGGTATCTGCAAGAGGATGTGTACATGCAGCAGCCGCCAGGTTTTGAGGATGCGCGTTTTCCGTCTCATGTCTGCAAGCTTCAACGTGCACTTTACGGTCTGAAGCAGTCACCCCGTGCTTGGTATGCCCGCTTAAGTTCTCGTTTGCATCAGCTGGGGTTTATCTCGTCCAAGGCCGACACGTCCCCGTTTGTGTTCTCTCAGGGTTCTGTTCATCTTTACATGCTtgtctatgttgatgacattgtcATTGCTAGCTCCAGTTCTGCAGCTGTTGATAAGCTTGTTCAAGCTCTCTCTGACACGTTTCTCATCAAGGATCTTGGTCCTCTGGCGTATTTCCTTGGTCTTGAAGCGTCTCGCAATTCTGGGGGCATGACGTTGACTCAACGCAAGTATGCGCTTGATCTTTTACATAAAGTTGGCATGGAGAATTGCAAGTCTACTTCTACGCCTCTTGTGACGACAGAGCGTCTTTCTCGCGACACTGGTACAATTCTAGGTACTGAAGATTCTTTCCGGTACCGTAGCATTGTTGGAGGTCTCCAGTATTTGACTCTCACTCGCCCGGATATTTCTTTTGCTGTCAACAAAGTGTGTCAGTTTCTGTCTCAGCCTACTGAGGTACATTGGGAAGCTGTGAAGCGTATTCTGAGATATGTCAAAGGAACTTTGGACACAGGGCTGAAGTTTCGCAAATCTTCAGCTATGGGCATTAGTATATTTACAGATGCGGACTGGGCAGGTGATGTTGATGACCGTCGCTCCACTGGTGGGTATGCCATTTTTGTTGGACCTAACCTTGTGTCGTGGAGCTCTAAGAAACAGCCTACTGTCTCAAGGTCCAGTACAGAGTCAGAGTATAAGGCTCTTGCAAATGGTGATGCTGAAGCTATGTGGGTAGAATCGATACTCCAAGAACTTGGTGTTCCTCGGCAGCGTACACCTATATTATGGTGTGACAATTTAGGGGCTACTTATCTTGCAGCGAATCCAGTTTTCCATgctaggacaaagcacattgaaattgattttcattttgtgcgCGAGCGGGTTGCTGATGGCGCTTTGAAGATAAGGTTTATTTCTTCTGAGGATCAGTTGGCTGATGTATTCACAAAACCAGCCACTAGACAAATGTTACATCGTTTTAGTACCAATTTAAATCTTGTATCCACTAGTTTAGATTGAGGGGGTGTGTTAACAATGTAATGTCCGTGAGCTGTACGATTTGTACACAACCCGGACTGTATTGTATTCCGTACGGACTGTACCCGTACGTGTATATATATGAGATCCTGAGGGGTAGCAGCACTACCCGAAACCCTAAAATTTATCTGAGAGTACATTTTTCACCAACTGTTGTCCGATTTAGCATACCGAATACTGACAGTTCAACATGACCAACACTGAAGGAGACATAACAATTGTATGTAGCTTCTAAGTCAAGACGAAGCGGACACAGGGTGAAGTAATCGACAGTGAAAAATAATCTTTAAATCGATGTGAAAACTCACAGAAAATATGTCAAACGATGTGAGAACCGGACTGGCTGCAGGACACGTTGGCCACAAATATGTACAAAGTGAACCCGTGATAataatctttcaatcttgtctgtAAGTTTTTGCACACGATATCTGAAGTGTTACATTCAACTGGCATTACTCCTCAAGTTTCACTACTCACTGACCACGCAATTGGACAGATGATACAATCAGAAAACGATACACAATATTGAACGCCAAACAGGGTAAAATGAAATAACGCAGAACACAACAGATGCCACCAAAACAACGAACCAGAAAATTTATGCCTCCGTCTGTATTTGTAATCCAATTTTGCAGTGGAGGAAGTGTACGATGTCATTACGGGTGCTGCCGCCTCCACTGGAGGCCATCTTGATTTCTCCTTCAAGCGGCTCAATCGTGGATAGCTGCAGTGATGGGCCATGAGAATCTGGCACATGATCCAACACTTCATACAACGAGATCACACCAATCACTTATGAACTTGAATGGTTGCTCTTGATATGACTAGTGACTATGACTCCACTGAATCTGACACAGAAAGAAGAGAGCAGATCAGAGAATTGAGAAGGGTTCTTAACTCAAAATGCTAGTATGCAAACATGAACGGGTTATAGGTCCTGTATGTGACAAAATATAAGAAGACACCAGATACAAGGACTTAAAAAAAACACAGAATGCATTGCAAACTCTACTGCAGATATTCATCTAATTCAGtttttgcccaactcgtaatattGACCTCAACTGATTTGAGAAGTGCAACAGCAAGCGCTTGAATTATGTGTTTATCAACGTAATTTTATAGTACAACTAGGAAACATGGCCAGAGACAACCAGGCAAACATAAAGAAATGAATCACAAAGTTAAATCATACAAAATCAGTAACCTGATAATCAATTAAATGCGTCCTCTAGAAATGAGATTCAGGTGGGTGAAAATAAAAACtgtctcaacaaaaaaaaaaaggccgCCCACCACCTCTCTAACTGATCTTGAAGGGCTGATTTCAAATTCTATGGCTTCTGAGCGCAAGTGATTGCTACTTGAATTCGAAGTCCATTAACTAATAATCAAGTTCACGAGTTTGATTTTGCTCACATCATATATAGGACGATTCCTGATACAATTCAGAGTAATAATTCAGGCTCTAAATTGCAAGCATGTCAGTTAAATGGATCTATTTCGACATCATGAGAAATATACAGATGATACGATGAGTCAACCACGACAGGAACTTCTGTGTCCTTATGTAAAGAATAGTGGACGTGATAAGTTGTGCACAATTCATATGAATTTAGGTGAAACAATCAAAATATAAATTCGATTATAACTTATATTCCTTGTATGTTAGCCTAACCATAAAAACTCACCTACAAAATATCTTTGTTTGCAAAGTTTTGGCAGTGTGCCTATATCCTTGAAAGCCGAATTTGGGGGGTTCCGCACAGATTATTTCTTATCACGGTAGTTCAAGTTACATCACACAGTGACATTATATAAAAGAAGTGCTTCCTAGACAAGGGAGCACTGTCCATTCATAGTGACTTATGCTCCACGCATGAAGTCTCCAAATGAATGGATATAGATATATATGCACTACTAAAAAGTATAGGATGGCGCAAGAACCTTTCATTTACTACATATTTATTTGTCTGATCATCTTAAAATGGCATTATGTCATAATGTTCAGCATACAAGCAAATATTGTCGCTCCTTTGTTACATTTGCTTTCCCACAAACTCGGGAAAAATCAACACAATCAATTAAACAAGAATTGCCTAGTAGTATTAGAATAGTGAACTATAGCATCATACAAGTTGTGTGATAGCTATGCAGTTACTACGGAGATAATTAGAATGCATTAGAAAGCTTACGGCTTCAGATTGTGTGTGACGACAGCGACGGTGGGAAGTTGGTATATATGTGTGCGTGAAAGATGTGATGCTTCAGCTTGCATACGCTCTGAAGCTGCAAGGTCTTGACATCCAGTGAGAAGCATTCCACGTCCGCCATCTGCAACGATGAGCTCTCTTCTTCCGATCTTATCAGCAGCAGGTACCTCTCAGTTGCGCTTCTCAGGTAATAGCGGTACCCAGAATCCAACGGGATAATTTTCTCCATCTGCCACTGGTTGTTGGACCTCTGAGGACCATCTTTGTTGTTTCGCCTGATGGTGTAGTAGAGGTCGAACGTGCCACCCGCGACGTTTTCACGGACGGAGAACATCCCGGGCCTGCCTTCCCCGGCATCCACGATGGCGATCGGCGGCCTACGGCAGCCGGGCGGGAGgtcggcgatggagaactccatcGTTGTGGTGTCGAGCGTGAGGAGCTTCTCTCTCCAGTCCATCACCCAGTAGAAGCAGCCGCCGGCGTACTGCCGGGTGAAGAAAACAGGGCTCTTTGAGGATGCCGTGGACACGCCAGTGCCCGGTAGCAGATCGGCCCAGCCCTGGGACGCGACGGCTCGCCATTCTCCGGTGGTTGAGGAGAATAGGAAGGCGACCAGCTTGGTTTTGCACTGCGCCATCCAGATGACTCTGAAGGACGTTTCTTCCGCATCATCCTTTTGGCATGGGGGGACGAGGAAGGGCTCGCACCAGCGCTGGAATTCCACGCGTGGCGGCGGGTGCTCCACGGAAGCGGCCAGGTCCTTGGGGATCAGGGGAAGCTCGAGGCACCGCCGGTGCAGAGGGTCGCACACCGCGAGGTCCGTGAAGACGAGGGACGGcgactcctcgtcgtcgtccaagAGGGTGCGGACGAGGAGGACGCGGCCGTCGCGGACGTCCCGGACCTTCCAGGTGTAGTCGTGGGGCGGGACGAAGGAGTAGGAGAAGTCGGCGGCGAGGGAgacggcgcgggcggcgggcgcggAGGGGTGGGGCGGGAGCGCCGGGTGGAAGTCGTCGTAGTTGAGGAAGCCGAGGAAGGGCGCGGCGTGGAGCGagcggaagcggcggaggaaggcGCGGTCGGTGACGAGGCAGCGGAAGGAGACGCAGGCGGCGGAAGCGCGGACGAGGTCGGCCGGGGTGGGCAGCAGGAGGAAGATCTCCGCCAGGAGGTCGTCGGTAACCGGCAGCGAGCTCACTTCCTCCGCCATTTCCTGGCCTGCTGCCGGTGGTGTGGAGGAAGGAAAGAGCAAAATCTGAAGAGCAAATGGGGTTAGCCTGGAAGTCAATGTCTGAAAGTTGCCTCGCAGCTTCTCTCAGACCATGTCTAACCTTTCTTTAATTCTGCGGGACCAAGTCTAATTCTTCTCTGAATCTCCATGACCAATTCTAAGGTAACAGGAGAAACTAGTTGAATCGATAGTCAAAATGATTTACCTCAGCGGTTCTACGGAAAATTTGAAAGTTCAGAGCCGATTTACATTTTTCTGCAGAATTCGATGCTCTGGTCCGTAGGTGTTAGTCATGAAAATTATAGTAGCATTTGCTCAACAGGTCGAGAATGATGCGCCTGGCTTAACCAAGCAGCTGATACACGTACGCTAGATCGTTGTACTGGGATACACGATCGACGGAGGTACTGAAGAATCGAAAACTATGCCGCAGACTGAAACTCTCCTGACGATGCTAGGAAAGAGATATAGCAGAAATAGGATGGGGAACAGACGCGTTTAGAGATGTTTGGTTCAGAGTTCTTTCCTGTTCGATAATTCTCAACAATCTATATTTCGCCCACCGTCGGCTGGTCGGAATCCTGTGCTCGATCAAGCGcgaacgttttttttttttttcatttcaagCGGATTCAATTCAAACCACTATATCTTGTCTGCTTTCTGCACCTTTATATTCCGAAAATATGTAGTGGCTCCTAGGTACTCATAAACCCGAGTTACCATACAGCCCAAAATTTCGTATTTTTAGCACTcccaaaattctgaaaaaaagttCTACAGATAGAGGACCCACATATGTATGTGCGTGCTAATTCCATAGTTAAATTTGAAATTATGTAGCTTAGCTAAAAATGACAAGTTTCGAATGAACAGTTTAAGGGAAACTTCCTCATTCCGAAATATTTGTAACTCAAGTGTCCGTACACTATGTAACATAATCCATGAATAAGTTTAATCGGGTTCAAGAATACCCGTGTTCACGAAATTTCCTTTACTATGTACTCGATAGTTTTCCTTCGGCTAGCGCTATCCAATCCTCCCCAAACCACATCCGCTGGAAAGGAGCTCTAGGGCCGCCAGTTACTAAGAGCACTAGAAATAGGGTGGCAAGCGGGCGTCACACACACGCCAAATTACAGCAAAATAAGTGATGAAATCTGATCAGAATTAGTGCATGGCTAATGAAAAACTTTCACCGCATCCCGTGCCGCTTGCGGCCCTAATTGGAAAACAGTTTTAATTTGTCATACGGGCTCAGCCGACCGCAAATGTTCTATTTTAGGGTTTTCATTTGGACGATCCGTTTCCGCCAGCCTGTGCGACACTTTAAAACATTTTTCTGCATTTCAACACATGTGTGATTTTGGATAACCAGATGTAAACCTGACAACAATATAAACTAAATTATAATTGTTTTAAAGATCACACAATACGACGAATAATCCAATTATATCAATAGTTTAAATCTAaataattaaacaaataacaaatggtCTTGAATGCAAATAATGGTTCAAATCACACATGAATAAATAGGAAATCAAATGAGTAAAAATGGGAAAAATATTGCCAATGCAACTAAGTGGTGCTTAGTGATATCATCTTGAAGCTGGTTATGCATGGCACTGTCTTCAATCCAGTCTGGATTTCTTGTTGGTCTGAGACAGctaccaacattgtcatagaagaaCTTCAAGTCAAAGTTCCTCTGGTGAGGGTTTTCTTGTCCCAAAATCAAGCATGACGTCGAACAATAGCAAACCGAGCTTGAACAATAGTAAACCGAGCTTGCAAAGCAACGAAAGCTCTCTCAATTTCTTTTCGGCATGCCTCTTGAGCAATGGCCAAAACATATAGCTTCCTTATTGTTGGATTTGTGATGGTATTACAAATGCTGACCACAGACGACATGATAGTAGGTTATTGTGCAGGCGTGACCATTGACAATGTAGTTTCAAGCCGAAACATCTCCACTAGCAAACCTAGCAAAAATATAAGACCTCGTAAGACGATGATGTTACTGAGAGAATCCGGTAATCCAAATAaacaatgccaaatccataagagTCTCAAAGAATCGTGAGTACTATTTTCCTACAAAGAAAAATCAAGTACATACAAGACATCAATGTCTACTTCTGAATTTGTTAAAAAAAAGTAGCCCGATCTACACATAGGAGATCCTGATTAGCAGTCGCTATGCTGAGAATAAAAGGAACTAGTGGATCCGAGAAAGTACAATAAACAAGCTGGCAAGTTGCTGCAGCCTCTGATCGCACCGAACGGTTCACGTAATGCGATCCCGTATACGTGTCGTGTTAAATTAAGAACGGAAACGGCCACCGGCTGCAACCAATCGTGCACGCTCGACCCACTTGCGGCTGCACCACGGAACGGTGAACGTACGCCGTCCCTTTCCGCCCACACCACCATTGTGCCGGCACGACATCCCTTGCCTCCATCGCCCGTACCCCCTTGCCGACCCGACCATTACCGTGTGAGTGCAGGCAACACTACTATGGATTAATTAATAACAGGCATAAACAAACATAGTAGCTGCGACGTCTACATACGTGTATTATGTGCACCTAAGCCATTGGTGAATGGTGATATGTCTTTTCTAATCAAATGCCCTGTACGTGAATCATAGGATCGGCTGGGTGGGACCGACCAGCCGGGCACACTTCCTTGCTTATCATTTTGGCTTATCGTTCCTGCTAACAGCCAGAATGTATAAGCGCTGGTGGTTCAGACTTGAAACATCTAATATACACGAGAAATAAAACCCATGCATGATTGCATGAAATGGTATATATGTCAAAGGTATACATCTGATTAGTTACATATATTGGGATTTGGGAGTGGGACAGATAGCCAAGaggctcctctttctccttctcctCGGTCCCTCTCGAAGCCCCCCTTTTTTGGTCTATTCGACCACTCTGTCGGGCCGGAACGAAGCTCCATAGTTTCAAAAAACTGAGGATAAGAGATAAATTTCATAGTCTTAAAATAATAGAAATTGGTAGAAACGTTCAAACCATATATGGATCCTGGCCCGACTTGGATCTCGAACCTATGAAATCCTCtcgttagggcatgtacaacccTGAACGCTTAGGAAGGTGCTTAAGCGTACCAAAATAAACACCAGAAAATCTTATATtctctaaggctggtgccaatgcatcactgtctatagcctcgccacgtcaacttttaccctcactctcaccccactctcaccccactctcaccccatggtgccagtgcacgggctatagtgccagctctcacttctctctcctccacatcaccatcgcgccacgtcagctagccgttacccCCTCCCTCTCGCCCGCGCTCTCGCCCCGTCCTGCCAACGCTGCCGCCCCCCTCTCGCCCCCCTCTCGCCCCCAGCGCGGGAggcagccgggcggtagcgggcgctaccgccgggcggtggatccaccgccccgcGTTGCCGTCTCGCCCGCctgtcgcctccctctcgccccgatgcgggcggtaccgcccctcctccagcccgcgttggcaccagcctaagcgtCCTACCTCACAACGCCCGGCGCTACAATCGGTCACTAAGCGAATTAAAGAAATAGGAAAAATAACTCTTAGTGTCGTTACCTCTACAACGCGAGGCGCTTGCGGCTGGTACCAAAAGGCCAACCGAAAAGCTCCGTCCCTCTCCCCTCAGCTCAAGTCCGCTGCCGGTGGCCGCCCAAATCCTCTGCTTGGCCAAATTCGTGGAGCACCGGCGCCCGGCTCCGCCCCGGACTCGGACCATCCAAATCTTCTCCCCGCCCAAATCCGTCGAGCTGGAGGTGGACACGGCGGGGTATTCGATCTGCCACAGACCGCCGGCGTCTCCTAGGGTCTCCTCGCGCTCGTTGCCTGCGGCGACGAGAACGGGTAGCTGCCTCACCCCAGTCCGACAATGAGTCACGCACCGTCAATTCATTTTGAAGAAAGTCTACTTTTAGTCCTCCAACTTTGGTGCACATTTAGTTCTAAAGTTTTATCTGGTTCAAATCATAATTGTTCAATACGATGGTTTTTCGactttttttctttctaaaaacCAAAGATTGATCCAATTTGCCGAATCCGTCTGTCTGGACCGATCTAAAATCCGCAAATTTGAGGTCAAAATAACCCTCTCATTCTCGAGCAGATTTGGCGCTCAACTGCAATGCATCCCATGTGTTCTCTCGTGCTATTTGCCGCCATGCTCGTGTGCATAACTCTTGTGCTCCTCCAGTCCAACGGCACGGCGGTCCTCCTTGTCGACTTGGCGTCGTTCCCCTCAATCTTACCGTGGGCATGTGGCTCGTCCCGTCATCCGTTACTAGCCAGACGACGTGGCCCCGTCCTCTTCGATGCCGCCATCATGATGCCAATCGCCTCAG includes these proteins:
- the LOC124676251 gene encoding uncharacterized protein LOC124676251, producing the protein MAEEVSSLPVTDDLLAEIFLLLPTPADLVRASAACVSFRCLVTDRAFLRRFRSLHAAPFLGFLNYDDFHPALPPHPSAPAARAVSLAADFSYSFVPPHDYTWKVRDVRDGRVLLVRTLLDDDEESPSLVFTDLAVCDPLHRRCLELPLIPKDLAASVEHPPPRVEFQRWCEPFLVPPCQKDDAEETSFRVIWMAQCKTKLVAFLFSSTTGEWRAVASQGWADLLPGTGVSTASSKSPVFFTRQYAGGCFYWVMDWREKLLTLDTTTMEFSIADLPPGCRRPPIAIVDAGEGRPGMFSVRENVAGGTFDLYYTIRRNNKDGPQRSNNQWQMEKIIPLDSGYRYYLRSATERYLLLIRSEEESSSLQMADVECFSLDVKTLQLQSVCKLKHHIFHAHIYTNFPPSLSSHTI